One Leptospira levettii genomic window carries:
- a CDS encoding 6-hydroxymethylpterin diphosphokinase MptE-like protein, whose translation MRFLSQIQLDSIPIILGLGALHTVRSLVLSPMGQPVVIVWEPLLEVFDLPAFQTEMFELSETAKEKGFTLVLVTGLTPKWNEIKENLPQFTHSKEPINRKWALYVTPSYERYFPKLIEECRENFLSQFQSQNTNQNTIQHFRKVWTHNYLKNKSTIEKTKTSIQWFQSFRGTNSNVLFLGASPGLERDIESIKKHRNTFTLFASDTSIGFLLKHSILPDYILSFDSGRGTLFHFLVELPTSIPIITWLGGSSCLFELPNPKILVNTGHPLDQIVSFYFQNEKGLDWPHIQNPSLNLLGMAMSITKEIFNRNLVLSGVSFVSEFGKSHCNGTGYERYYLPQLHRKQSMESFTKRLYSGVRKGKNLLVWDELLSAKTKDKIQIFSELTAFNTNSSSEQQIELNSFQGFPPRISDLAKWANQDQSGIIHSETLNVWLRFSLG comes from the coding sequence TTGCGATTCTTAAGCCAAATCCAATTAGATTCCATTCCCATCATTCTGGGATTAGGTGCCTTACATACTGTTCGTTCTCTTGTTTTATCCCCAATGGGCCAACCAGTTGTCATTGTTTGGGAACCACTGCTTGAAGTATTTGATCTTCCCGCATTCCAAACTGAAATGTTTGAACTTTCGGAAACGGCAAAAGAGAAAGGATTCACATTGGTTCTCGTCACTGGACTTACGCCAAAGTGGAATGAAATCAAAGAAAATCTCCCTCAGTTTACTCATTCAAAAGAACCCATCAATCGAAAATGGGCTTTGTATGTGACTCCGAGTTATGAACGTTATTTCCCAAAATTGATCGAAGAGTGCCGGGAAAACTTTCTTTCCCAATTCCAATCGCAAAACACAAATCAAAATACAATCCAACACTTTCGTAAAGTTTGGACTCATAATTATTTAAAAAACAAATCTACAATTGAGAAAACAAAAACCTCCATCCAGTGGTTTCAATCCTTTCGTGGAACAAACTCTAATGTATTATTTTTAGGGGCAAGCCCAGGTCTCGAACGAGATATTGAATCAATCAAAAAACACCGCAATACATTCACATTATTTGCGAGTGATACATCGATTGGTTTCCTTTTAAAACATTCGATTCTTCCCGATTATATTCTTTCGTTTGATTCAGGAAGAGGCACATTGTTTCATTTTTTAGTCGAATTACCAACTTCTATTCCCATCATCACTTGGTTAGGCGGCTCATCATGTTTATTTGAACTTCCGAATCCAAAAATATTAGTGAATACGGGCCATCCTTTGGACCAAATTGTCTCTTTTTATTTTCAAAATGAGAAAGGTTTGGATTGGCCACATATACAAAACCCAAGTTTAAATTTGCTAGGAATGGCAATGTCCATCACAAAGGAAATATTCAATCGGAATTTAGTTTTAAGTGGTGTGAGTTTTGTATCAGAATTTGGGAAGTCACATTGTAATGGTACCGGATACGAACGATACTATTTACCTCAATTACATAGAAAACAAAGTATGGAATCTTTCACCAAACGTCTGTATTCTGGTGTCAGAAAAGGAAAAAATCTATTGGTGTGGGATGAATTGTTATCTGCAAAAACAAAAGATAAGATTCAAATTTTTTCAGAGTTAACAGCATTCAATACAAACAGTTCATCCGAACAACAGATAGAACTAAATTCATTTCAGGGTTTTCCCCCAAGGATATCCGATTTGGCAAAGTGGGCAAACCAAGACCAATCTGGCATCATCCATTCCGAAACTCTCAATGTTTGGTTGCGGTTTTCACTAGGTTAA
- a CDS encoding DUF6428 family protein, with the protein MNQSMTWHNFKKNLELYPDLQLTFLYQNQERIYPNYHITEFKLATIESVDCGGKYDTWKEIILQVLEPKEKVETELMNLKKVNSIFTKVSNLISIPDDAILRIEFGNSKSVMRQYFVSNLQIVGSELVMELVDGQTECKANESCGLEKSSNIPMFKKEFVSTNPVAQNSCCNKKQTETNLEKVGCC; encoded by the coding sequence ATGAATCAATCGATGACATGGCATAATTTCAAAAAAAATCTAGAGTTGTATCCAGATTTACAACTTACATTTTTATACCAAAACCAAGAAAGAATTTATCCGAATTACCATATTACTGAATTTAAACTAGCAACAATCGAATCTGTAGATTGTGGAGGGAAATATGATACCTGGAAAGAAATCATATTACAAGTATTAGAACCGAAAGAAAAAGTTGAAACTGAATTAATGAACCTCAAAAAAGTGAATTCAATTTTTACTAAAGTATCTAATCTTATATCAATTCCAGATGATGCAATACTAAGAATCGAATTCGGAAATTCTAAGTCAGTTATGAGACAGTATTTTGTTTCCAATTTACAGATTGTTGGCTCTGAACTCGTTATGGAATTGGTAGATGGACAAACTGAATGCAAAGCAAACGAAAGTTGTGGATTAGAGAAGAGTTCCAATATTCCTATGTTTAAAAAAGAATTTGTAAGTACAAATCCGGTGGCACAAAACTCATGTTGCAACAAAAAACAAACAGAAACAAATCTAGAAAAAGTTGGTTGTTGCTAA
- a CDS encoding Cna protein B-type domain protein, with protein sequence MRVRGLFTILVLISIVSVGCSRKKKSMPFWLLLGTGGAVADNGGQTELPPDSNGVPLPPSGGSIIVTDPDEVPSNGSEQEVPNHGPARVIGSIVPVVAGVPANVICGNPGAPALPNCVDLTLISVRIEVANGEVSTLVASKFAEANGSFQFDLADLPNNNYRVLINTGYGLNYAYQDFSYVYNPTQTPFTLVNVGNLFAERMYYAQGPAQFTGVVTSPGFSGGGVTVPSGPVAGIVVNILDSNGNTVGTGVTNVNGQYVISINPLPNGNYTVVYVGDSVVVSGQPYATTQESVHFTFPGTNPNTVAVIDLGVTNLPWMAATESDLLLSGVIRNGALSNDQTSVFTIKLKNEQGAILQTVQITGNGNFSIEGFELTNGVYYLEVSNPSFYTVTQSFLFTAAPNGGSKSVTLNDPILIVAKPSLVVGYVRDANNDHVAGAVINFRPSSNQAPSNIVYLKDDPILGNAIKLWILESLSAVAGTNCALNPTGSVCSCAINPTATCLANVQGNGPWAYQIYANKVYEVNPTSKEVSFLGASGLWAYYISAPGFENYCGNHPTPCSANPLQVSLNGATYNAGTISMTSIATRSQITGSISVRDAAPNTNSIHTTQSGLYVVMLGNTNDAGASLVHITTTNSGQFSFGGSSYVVTLPQVLPSPFTNDDAGKVTYALYQLGTGSATTLSNTPSVARANDNTASVDIIGGTEYNFRQSSYQIIVVDRVAPSYQSSYLSSNSLRVDTSSVATNLYASNPAIYQLNGVVLHSPRATVTGVVTDAVSTSVVSGATITLGRLVGGNFTPDVKRDCSGGFDAPNCSVSSTRSSGNDQTVGSVSSQANGSYSFPFLSPGSYHLRVEKNGITTYFPVEVGTGGGTVVVNTPVITNDGRGNLSGSVRTPGGFAFLGTYSLEIVDPNGGTLRPSAGVQPASIATGSTIFSNSSQYTIFNINAGRWKVRFVSAGYQTVEGIVDIQADVTTNFDIITFVPGSQTSGTVSGRALSALYNTGVCNLTARIRPGVNVKSGPYAIDANGVTIPAVKTSTDGSYAIPSVPPGNYTLEVSGSGKRGDCTSVQENYSTTYRTVVSAGSETPANQNILVTPILGENEMRVVLSWGAKPRDLDSHMQYGNQANDRIVWNNKTPLGAGNGSLDFDITTGYGPETITVQGSIWNQPNRYYSVYNWSGEASMGISGATVRIFKGSVGEVRNYSIAPNYSNRWWKLFCIAQDKSVTDVGVGSCKATNFIERSMYQ encoded by the coding sequence ATGCGCGTTCGAGGGTTGTTCACCATTCTCGTACTCATTTCTATTGTATCCGTGGGTTGTTCTCGTAAGAAAAAATCCATGCCGTTCTGGTTGTTGTTAGGTACTGGTGGTGCCGTTGCTGATAACGGTGGACAAACTGAACTCCCTCCCGATTCCAATGGTGTTCCCCTCCCTCCTTCTGGTGGTTCCATCATAGTCACAGATCCGGATGAAGTTCCGAGTAATGGTTCCGAACAAGAAGTTCCAAACCATGGACCAGCACGTGTCATTGGTTCCATTGTACCAGTCGTAGCAGGAGTCCCTGCCAATGTGATCTGTGGCAATCCAGGAGCACCGGCACTTCCGAATTGTGTTGATCTCACTTTAATTTCTGTTCGCATCGAAGTAGCGAATGGGGAAGTGAGTACACTGGTTGCTTCAAAATTTGCCGAAGCAAATGGAAGTTTCCAATTTGATTTAGCGGATCTTCCTAATAACAATTATCGCGTTCTCATTAACACTGGTTATGGTTTAAATTATGCCTACCAAGACTTTTCGTATGTGTATAACCCAACACAAACTCCATTCACTCTAGTGAATGTGGGCAATTTGTTTGCTGAAAGAATGTATTATGCCCAAGGACCTGCTCAGTTTACAGGTGTAGTTACAAGCCCTGGATTTTCTGGTGGTGGTGTAACCGTTCCTTCTGGGCCAGTGGCAGGGATTGTGGTGAACATCCTTGACTCTAATGGAAACACAGTAGGAACCGGAGTTACAAATGTCAATGGGCAATATGTGATTTCGATAAATCCTCTCCCTAACGGAAATTATACGGTAGTTTATGTAGGAGATTCAGTTGTAGTCTCTGGCCAACCTTATGCGACCACCCAAGAAAGCGTACATTTTACGTTTCCTGGTACCAATCCAAATACAGTGGCTGTTATTGATTTAGGAGTTACTAATTTACCTTGGATGGCGGCAACAGAAAGTGATCTTTTACTTTCTGGAGTGATTCGAAATGGTGCACTCTCGAATGACCAAACTTCCGTGTTTACTATCAAACTTAAAAATGAGCAAGGTGCTATTTTACAAACAGTTCAGATCACAGGAAATGGAAATTTCTCAATCGAAGGATTTGAATTAACGAATGGGGTCTACTATTTAGAAGTATCTAACCCTTCTTTTTACACAGTCACCCAATCCTTTCTTTTTACAGCGGCTCCAAATGGTGGATCAAAATCAGTCACTCTTAATGATCCAATTCTCATTGTTGCCAAACCATCCTTGGTGGTTGGATACGTAAGGGATGCTAATAATGATCACGTTGCTGGTGCTGTGATTAACTTTCGACCTTCATCGAACCAAGCACCATCTAACATTGTTTATTTGAAAGATGACCCAATTTTAGGGAATGCAATCAAACTTTGGATTCTTGAATCCTTAAGTGCCGTTGCAGGAACCAACTGTGCATTAAATCCAACGGGTTCTGTTTGCTCCTGTGCTATCAATCCAACAGCAACTTGTTTGGCAAATGTGCAAGGGAATGGTCCTTGGGCTTACCAAATATATGCAAACAAAGTATATGAAGTAAATCCAACTTCCAAAGAAGTATCCTTCCTTGGTGCTAGTGGACTTTGGGCATATTATATTTCTGCACCAGGATTTGAAAACTATTGTGGCAATCATCCAACTCCTTGTTCTGCCAATCCATTACAAGTGAGTTTAAATGGCGCAACTTATAATGCGGGAACCATTTCTATGACTTCCATCGCAACACGTTCACAGATAACCGGTTCTATTTCCGTTAGGGATGCTGCTCCTAACACAAACTCAATCCATACAACTCAATCTGGATTGTATGTTGTGATGTTAGGGAATACAAATGATGCAGGAGCTTCTCTTGTTCACATCACGACAACAAACTCTGGCCAATTTAGTTTTGGTGGCAGTTCTTATGTTGTGACGTTACCACAAGTGTTACCATCTCCTTTCACAAATGATGATGCTGGAAAAGTAACCTATGCACTTTACCAATTGGGAACTGGGTCCGCAACAACACTCTCAAACACTCCGAGTGTTGCACGTGCGAATGACAATACTGCTTCTGTAGACATCATTGGCGGAACCGAATACAACTTCAGACAAAGTTCTTACCAAATCATTGTAGTAGACCGAGTGGCTCCATCGTATCAGTCTAGTTACTTGTCTTCCAATAGCCTTCGTGTTGACACTTCATCGGTTGCAACAAATTTATACGCTTCCAATCCAGCTATTTACCAATTGAACGGAGTAGTTCTACATAGCCCACGAGCAACTGTCACCGGTGTCGTAACAGATGCGGTTTCAACTTCCGTTGTTAGTGGTGCAACGATTACATTAGGTAGGTTAGTTGGTGGAAATTTCACTCCAGATGTGAAAAGAGACTGCTCAGGCGGGTTTGATGCTCCGAATTGTTCGGTTTCATCCACGAGATCTTCTGGTAATGACCAAACAGTTGGATCTGTTTCTTCCCAAGCAAACGGTAGTTATAGTTTCCCATTCCTTTCACCTGGTTCTTACCATTTACGAGTCGAAAAAAATGGAATCACCACTTACTTCCCAGTCGAAGTTGGCACTGGTGGTGGAACTGTTGTCGTAAACACTCCAGTGATTACAAATGATGGTCGAGGTAACCTTTCTGGATCAGTGCGAACTCCTGGTGGATTTGCTTTCCTTGGAACTTATTCCTTAGAAATTGTAGATCCAAATGGAGGAACATTACGTCCATCAGCTGGTGTCCAACCTGCATCCATTGCAACTGGCTCTACAATTTTCTCAAATTCGAGCCAATATACAATTTTTAATATCAATGCTGGTCGTTGGAAGGTTCGATTTGTATCTGCCGGTTACCAAACCGTGGAAGGGATTGTTGACATCCAAGCTGATGTAACGACTAACTTTGATATCATTACCTTTGTTCCAGGAAGCCAAACAAGTGGAACGGTTTCTGGGCGTGCCTTATCAGCGTTATACAATACTGGAGTTTGTAACCTAACAGCACGTATCCGTCCGGGTGTGAATGTAAAGTCAGGTCCTTATGCGATAGATGCCAACGGAGTGACAATTCCAGCTGTGAAAACCTCGACGGATGGATCTTATGCCATTCCATCAGTCCCTCCAGGAAACTATACTCTCGAAGTATCAGGTTCTGGAAAACGTGGAGATTGTACTTCTGTTCAAGAAAACTATTCAACAACATATAGAACTGTTGTTTCCGCTGGATCAGAAACTCCTGCCAACCAGAACATCTTAGTCACACCAATCCTCGGTGAAAACGAAATGCGAGTTGTCCTTTCTTGGGGAGCAAAACCAAGAGACTTGGATTCCCATATGCAATATGGAAACCAAGCAAACGACCGCATCGTATGGAACAATAAAACTCCGTTAGGTGCAGGGAATGGAAGTTTGGACTTTGATATTACAACTGGATATGGCCCAGAAACCATTACTGTGCAAGGTTCTATTTGGAACCAACCAAATCGTTATTATAGCGTTTATAACTGGTCTGGTGAAGCAAGTATGGGAATCTCTGGCGCAACGGTTAGAATCTTCAAAGGTAGTGTTGGTGAAGTGAGAAATTATTCCATCGCACCAAACTATTCCAATCGTTGGTGGAAACTCTTCTGTATTGCACAAGACAAATCCGTCACTGATGTGGGTGTTGGAAGTTGTAAAGCAACCAATTTTATCGAACGATCGATGTATCAATAG
- a CDS encoding HDOD domain-containing protein gives MNFKDIISQLETSKESRINFYFVTEEQNQEIYALLVHVMGYMDKLYLVEVIFTVLKELLMNANKANAKRDYFSREKLDIQNATDYAKGMSRFQENIIMKWNEQLERLDGGNYYISLLMKVEGKSIHFAVENNAPITKEELSRINRRIEVAKNYNDLSDAFTDVSDSTESAGLGLVLIQLLLKNSGIGSDKFKIFTNEKITRATLSVPDVTTPVEIQTDLKTKLLNEIDGLPPLPHSLTKIIQLCNNPDSDLHMISQEIERNPALSADLLKLSNSAFFANRSQVSSILQAVKVVGLKNLRNLLYVSGVRKIMDGQYGKMMDVWEHSSRCSYYARYLATENNHTNKIADIIAVCALLHDIGKFLLLSVDRGFFKKIETYQRGTDSGNSTLLEEMAIGLSHPQLGALLAEKWEFPQDLRVAIEYHHKPFLAPPELRDLVEVIYMANMMADFHEQKKGFYAIDKNLLAKFNLDNIDVFSAAVNKVEVLYKKTNE, from the coding sequence GTGAATTTTAAAGATATCATTTCTCAATTAGAAACTTCCAAAGAATCCAGAATTAATTTTTATTTTGTGACTGAAGAACAAAATCAGGAGATATACGCATTACTTGTCCATGTAATGGGGTATATGGACAAATTATATTTAGTGGAAGTCATTTTCACTGTCCTGAAAGAACTCCTTATGAATGCCAATAAGGCAAATGCAAAACGTGATTACTTTAGTCGCGAAAAATTGGACATCCAAAATGCCACTGATTATGCAAAAGGCATGTCAAGATTCCAAGAAAACATCATCATGAAGTGGAACGAACAATTAGAGCGGTTAGATGGTGGAAATTATTACATTAGTTTACTCATGAAAGTGGAAGGAAAATCCATTCACTTCGCTGTTGAAAATAACGCACCAATCACAAAAGAAGAATTATCAAGGATCAATCGTCGTATTGAAGTCGCTAAAAATTATAATGATTTATCAGATGCTTTCACCGATGTTTCGGATAGTACCGAGTCAGCAGGTTTAGGATTAGTACTGATCCAATTACTTTTAAAAAATTCTGGAATTGGTTCTGATAAATTTAAAATTTTTACAAATGAGAAAATAACACGCGCTACACTGAGTGTTCCCGATGTTACGACTCCAGTCGAAATCCAAACAGACCTAAAAACCAAGTTATTAAATGAAATCGATGGTCTCCCACCGCTTCCTCATTCATTGACCAAAATCATCCAACTTTGTAACAATCCAGATTCAGACTTACACATGATTTCACAAGAAATTGAACGTAATCCTGCTTTGTCTGCTGATTTACTAAAACTTTCCAATTCTGCTTTTTTTGCGAATCGGAGCCAAGTAAGTTCCATTTTACAAGCGGTGAAAGTAGTCGGATTAAAAAACCTTCGTAACCTACTTTATGTTTCTGGTGTCCGTAAGATTATGGATGGCCAATACGGCAAAATGATGGATGTGTGGGAACACTCTAGTCGTTGCAGTTATTATGCAAGATACCTCGCAACAGAAAACAATCATACCAATAAAATTGCAGATATCATTGCCGTATGTGCTCTGTTACACGATATTGGAAAGTTTTTGTTATTATCCGTTGATAGAGGGTTTTTCAAAAAAATCGAAACCTACCAAAGAGGTACAGATTCTGGAAACTCAACTCTTCTTGAAGAGATGGCAATTGGACTAAGCCACCCACAACTCGGAGCCTTACTTGCTGAAAAATGGGAATTCCCACAAGACTTACGTGTTGCGATTGAATACCATCACAAACCATTTTTGGCTCCACCAGAACTTCGGGATCTGGTAGAAGTGATCTATATGGCCAATATGATGGCAGATTTCCATGAACAGAAAAAAGGGTTTTATGCCATTGACAAAAACTTGTTAGCTAAGTTTAATTTAGACAACATCGATGTTTTTTCAGCAGCTGTGAATAAGGTAGAGGTATTGTACAAAAAAACAAATGAGTGA
- a CDS encoding arsenate reductase ArsC, which translates to MKKNILILCTGNSCRSQIAEGWMRFYAKEKANVYSAGIETHGVNPKAIATMKEVGIDISNHTSNHINEYKDISFDYLITVCDHAKENCPYFPSDAKRFHHNFSDPSKKIGTENEIKEAFANTREEIRMYCENFINKELN; encoded by the coding sequence ATGAAAAAAAATATTTTAATCCTATGTACAGGGAATAGTTGCAGAAGTCAAATCGCAGAAGGTTGGATGCGTTTTTATGCGAAAGAAAAAGCCAATGTGTACAGTGCAGGAATCGAAACACATGGAGTGAATCCAAAGGCAATCGCTACAATGAAGGAAGTTGGAATTGATATTTCCAATCATACGTCAAACCATATCAATGAATACAAAGATATCTCCTTTGATTATTTGATCACTGTATGTGATCATGCCAAAGAAAACTGTCCATATTTTCCGAGTGATGCAAAACGATTCCACCACAACTTCAGTGATCCATCTAAAAAAATCGGAACTGAAAACGAAATCAAAGAAGCCTTTGCAAATACAAGAGAAGAAATTAGAATGTATTGCGAAAATTTTATAAACAAAGAATTAAACTAA
- a CDS encoding ABC transporter ATP-binding protein: MSEVVRFHSVSFIRNDKTILQNVNFSLTQGESLAIVGRNGAGKTTLINLLFGYLWPTSGNVSTFGETYGDTPMAPLQNKMGIVQPGHQETLLQRLTAFEMVLTGVIGTLGLYKEPTPEQTKTASLLLESIGLENKAHQLYQTLSSGEKMKVLLLRAFGEGKELLILDEPTAALDVTARVDFGRSLYSLKQNNPKLIRILITHRIEEIPEDFHKILLLKEGQVLAFGEKQSVFTDTNLSKLYDLNLSVSEKKGQYQITVLS, from the coding sequence ATGAGTGAGGTTGTTCGGTTTCATTCTGTTTCGTTTATTAGAAATGATAAAACCATATTACAGAATGTGAACTTTTCACTCACACAAGGTGAGTCTCTTGCTATTGTTGGGCGTAACGGTGCCGGAAAAACAACACTCATCAATTTACTATTTGGTTACCTATGGCCGACATCTGGAAATGTTTCAACCTTTGGTGAAACATATGGTGACACACCCATGGCTCCTTTACAAAACAAAATGGGCATTGTCCAACCAGGCCACCAAGAAACTTTATTACAAAGACTCACTGCTTTCGAAATGGTTTTAACTGGTGTCATTGGAACATTGGGTTTGTACAAAGAACCAACACCTGAACAAACAAAAACTGCATCATTATTATTAGAATCAATTGGTTTAGAGAATAAAGCCCACCAACTGTACCAAACACTCTCTTCAGGAGAAAAAATGAAGGTGCTCTTATTACGTGCGTTTGGTGAAGGAAAAGAATTACTCATATTGGATGAACCTACTGCTGCTCTAGATGTGACAGCTAGGGTAGATTTTGGCCGATCGTTATATTCATTAAAACAAAACAATCCGAAACTCATAAGAATTCTGATCACACACCGAATCGAGGAAATCCCGGAAGATTTTCATAAAATTCTTTTGTTAAAAGAGGGACAGGTATTGGCATTTGGAGAGAAACAATCCGTTTTTACGGATACAAATCTTTCAAAGTTATATGATTTAAATCTTTCCGTAAGCGAAAAAAAAGGACAGTATCAAATTACTGTCCTTTCATAA
- a CDS encoding NAD-dependent epimerase/dehydratase family protein, whose translation MTKTILITGGSGVLGKALIQKLIPDYKIIAIGTNYANFPESLRHHKHFKFYERNLATIHDPKDFNLSESIHLILHLAAVVSGAKVNEETYYQINVNATKHLVSYAVQNKIPHFGFVSSISVYGSKEINLNLQSERHGTTIYAKTKALAEDFVFQSGENYSVLRLASIYGKGTKSFVSKLKSLMKKGVYPKIPPVRKKSILHIEDATEALYLWTKQCLAGKKPEKVYVFSHPEFVTIQGVIQTFQDLGITKKRLIPIPVSGVWSKLVELVFRLMSWIRKKPYHGSPLQPLLESVAIYDESSWEKIGTFPKSDLRKGLLDYQ comes from the coding sequence ATGACTAAAACAATTCTCATCACTGGTGGTAGTGGAGTCCTTGGCAAAGCTTTGATACAAAAGTTAATCCCTGATTACAAAATCATAGCAATTGGAACCAACTACGCCAATTTTCCTGAATCCTTACGCCATCATAAACATTTTAAATTCTATGAAAGAAATTTAGCAACGATCCATGATCCAAAAGATTTTAATTTATCTGAGTCGATCCATCTCATTCTCCATTTAGCAGCTGTTGTATCGGGAGCAAAGGTTAACGAAGAAACTTATTACCAGATTAATGTGAATGCTACAAAACACCTTGTCTCCTATGCCGTTCAAAATAAAATCCCTCACTTTGGATTTGTGAGTAGTATTTCTGTGTATGGATCCAAAGAGATCAATTTAAATCTACAGAGTGAAAGACATGGTACCACAATTTATGCAAAAACAAAAGCATTGGCCGAAGATTTTGTTTTCCAAAGTGGTGAGAACTATTCAGTACTACGCTTAGCAAGTATTTACGGTAAAGGTACCAAAAGTTTTGTTTCCAAACTCAAATCCTTGATGAAAAAGGGTGTGTATCCGAAAATCCCTCCCGTTCGTAAAAAATCGATTTTACACATTGAGGATGCAACTGAGGCACTTTATCTTTGGACCAAACAATGTTTAGCTGGGAAAAAACCTGAAAAAGTGTATGTGTTTTCCCATCCTGAATTTGTGACGATCCAAGGTGTGATCCAAACTTTCCAGGATTTGGGAATCACAAAAAAACGATTAATACCGATACCTGTTTCGGGCGTTTGGTCCAAACTGGTGGAACTTGTCTTTCGTTTGATGAGTTGGATCCGAAAAAAACCTTACCATGGTTCTCCCCTGCAACCACTTCTCGAATCTGTGGCAATTTATGATGAAAGTTCCTGGGAAAAGATTGGCACTTTTCCAAAATCAGATTTACGAAAAGGGTTACTAGACTATCAATAA
- a CDS encoding DUF445 domain-containing protein — MIPFTYGFVGWVTNWLALKMTFYPIQFIGIPPYLGWQGIIPRKAHKMASKSVDVITERLLNIKEVFLKVDPKKAEVVFLPALDSSIRYTIKEFSDSLDPKLWEIIPDIVKEEIYHKVRRESGITIRKVIKKLQADIDSLFDVKALVLKKLSGNNVGLVVELFQEVGAPEFRFIERSGFYFGFLLGLVQMIFMIFFPMAWTLPIQGVIVGYLTNYLALEMIFRPLLPKKILGLWTYQGLFLKRQNEVSRLYAKLVSEKILTPKNILSELIFGKASKEIIEIIRKEVSSHVDTVTFLAKPALYATGKIDEFDSAKERIAVAMADNAIENAFHLESYLGESLQIETMMGDRMSALPPKEFESILRSAFQEDEMLLILVGAALGALVGWFQMVFII, encoded by the coding sequence ATGATCCCATTCACGTATGGGTTTGTGGGTTGGGTCACCAATTGGTTGGCACTCAAAATGACATTTTACCCCATCCAATTCATAGGAATTCCTCCCTATTTGGGGTGGCAAGGGATCATACCCAGAAAAGCACATAAAATGGCGAGTAAGTCTGTGGATGTTATCACAGAACGCCTTCTCAACATCAAAGAAGTTTTCCTCAAAGTAGACCCCAAAAAAGCAGAGGTTGTTTTTTTACCAGCACTAGACTCAAGCATTCGTTATACGATCAAAGAGTTTTCGGATAGTTTAGATCCAAAACTTTGGGAAATCATTCCAGACATTGTCAAAGAAGAAATTTATCATAAAGTACGAAGGGAAAGTGGGATTACCATTCGAAAGGTCATTAAAAAACTCCAAGCAGACATAGATTCCTTATTTGATGTAAAAGCATTGGTATTAAAAAAACTATCCGGCAATAACGTAGGTTTGGTGGTAGAACTATTCCAAGAAGTTGGTGCTCCTGAGTTTCGTTTCATTGAACGATCTGGATTTTATTTTGGTTTTTTACTTGGCCTTGTCCAAATGATATTTATGATTTTTTTTCCTATGGCTTGGACACTTCCCATCCAAGGAGTGATTGTTGGGTATCTAACAAATTATTTAGCACTCGAAATGATTTTTAGGCCTCTACTCCCAAAAAAAATTCTGGGGCTTTGGACCTACCAAGGATTGTTTTTAAAACGACAAAATGAAGTTTCTCGGTTGTATGCAAAACTTGTCAGTGAAAAAATCCTAACACCCAAAAATATACTATCAGAACTTATATTTGGAAAAGCTTCTAAGGAAATCATTGAAATCATTCGCAAAGAAGTGAGTAGCCATGTGGATACTGTTACATTTCTTGCAAAACCGGCTTTGTATGCCACTGGTAAAATTGATGAATTTGATTCTGCAAAAGAAAGGATTGCTGTGGCGATGGCTGATAATGCGATTGAAAATGCTTTCCATTTAGAATCCTACTTAGGGGAATCTTTACAGATTGAAACAATGATGGGAGATCGAATGTCAGCTCTTCCTCCAAAAGAATTTGAATCAATCCTACGTTCGGCATTCCAAGAAGACGAAATGTTATTGATACTTGTTGGTGCTGCTCTCGGTGCACTTGTTGGATGGTTTCAAATGGTATTTATTATATGA
- a CDS encoding ArsR/SmtB family transcription factor: protein MALNKKTEFPAPIQSFASFAKLLSHPARIAILEVLAKRQTCVCGEIVDVLPLAQSTVSQHLKELKEGGLVKGEVEGTSSCYCINWDNFNQMSDALIQSLNTIKEFQKENGSCC from the coding sequence ATGGCATTGAACAAAAAAACAGAATTCCCGGCCCCCATCCAAAGTTTTGCATCCTTTGCCAAACTCTTATCACACCCAGCAAGGATTGCGATTTTAGAGGTATTGGCCAAACGCCAAACTTGCGTTTGTGGGGAGATTGTTGATGTACTACCTCTAGCACAATCAACGGTTTCACAACACCTAAAGGAATTAAAGGAAGGCGGTCTCGTAAAAGGGGAAGTAGAAGGAACAAGTTCCTGTTATTGTATCAATTGGGATAACTTCAATCAAATGTCAGATGCATTGATTCAATCACTAAATACGATCAAAGAATTCCAAAAGGAAAATGGGAGCTGTTGTTAA